A section of the Streptomyces sp. NBC_00178 genome encodes:
- a CDS encoding GNAT family N-acetyltransferase, with the protein MIIRPTTEADLERVVAVTVDEPVGWIEAARYVDELGQGMYRPEWTWIAEEDDRVVARALWWGQASSTHPIALDCLHVDGSVADPSALATELLTAGLGAFASQGASRLPLYNLTLRPDWRSDPAVAGALAWRRTAALAAGLTDEVERLRLEWRPESGVPRSRGRLTFTEATDEEFLEVFRRIAQGSLDGETRRNLATLGPEATAREEMDFYLGCPGEREWWRLARTPEGEIAGLAVPSATPYNRNVGYLGVVPEFRGHGYVDDVLAEITRVQAESGAELITATTDTGNAPMAAAFARASYRTTEIRMIYSAPGS; encoded by the coding sequence ATGATCATTCGCCCTACGACCGAGGCCGACCTCGAGCGTGTCGTCGCCGTCACCGTCGACGAACCCGTCGGCTGGATCGAGGCCGCGCGCTATGTGGACGAACTCGGCCAGGGTATGTACCGGCCGGAATGGACCTGGATCGCCGAGGAGGACGACCGGGTCGTGGCCCGGGCATTGTGGTGGGGCCAGGCGTCCAGCACGCACCCGATCGCTCTCGACTGTCTGCACGTGGACGGCTCGGTCGCCGACCCGTCGGCGCTCGCGACGGAACTCCTGACCGCGGGCCTGGGGGCCTTCGCCTCTCAGGGCGCGTCCAGACTCCCGCTGTACAACCTGACGCTGCGCCCTGACTGGCGCTCGGATCCGGCCGTGGCGGGCGCCCTCGCGTGGCGCCGCACAGCGGCACTGGCCGCCGGGTTGACGGACGAGGTGGAGCGCCTGCGCCTGGAGTGGCGTCCCGAGTCCGGAGTGCCTCGGTCCCGAGGCCGGCTCACGTTCACCGAGGCGACCGACGAGGAGTTCCTGGAGGTGTTCCGGCGGATCGCCCAAGGCAGCCTGGACGGTGAGACCCGACGGAATCTGGCGACCCTCGGCCCCGAGGCCACGGCCCGGGAGGAGATGGACTTCTATCTCGGCTGCCCCGGCGAGCGGGAGTGGTGGCGGCTGGCCCGCACCCCGGAGGGCGAGATCGCGGGGCTCGCGGTCCCCTCGGCCACGCCGTACAACCGCAACGTCGGCTACCTCGGCGTCGTGCCGGAGTTCCGCGGCCACGGATACGTCGACGACGTGCTCGCCGAGATCACGCGCGTCCAGGCGGAGTCCGGTGCGGAACTGATCACCGCCACCACGGATACGGGCAACGCCCCGATGGCGGCGGCTTTCGCCCGGGCCAGCTATCGCACCACCGAGATCCGGATGATCTACTCGGCGCCCGGGTCATGA
- a CDS encoding GNAT family N-acetyltransferase, producing the protein MGSSTSIRLIEPGDAASVAAHRARDVEAFRPWEPAQPPEFFTPAGQAERIDGLLAAHRAGTVWPGVVLADGRLIGQVTVGGILPQPHLRRASLGYWIACVAQNQGHAGRAVGLAIRWMTDELGLHRVEASTRMANLPSQRVLRRNGFSPYGVARSSIRLDGSWHDGLLWERILSE; encoded by the coding sequence ATGGGCAGCAGCACTTCGATCCGCCTGATCGAGCCGGGGGACGCCGCGTCGGTCGCCGCGCACCGCGCACGGGACGTCGAGGCCTTCCGGCCGTGGGAGCCGGCCCAGCCGCCCGAGTTCTTCACCCCGGCCGGCCAGGCGGAGAGGATCGACGGCCTGCTGGCCGCTCACCGGGCCGGCACGGTGTGGCCGGGCGTGGTGCTGGCCGACGGCCGATTGATCGGGCAGGTCACCGTCGGAGGGATCCTGCCGCAGCCGCACCTGCGCCGCGCCTCGCTCGGGTACTGGATCGCCTGCGTCGCCCAGAACCAAGGGCACGCCGGGCGCGCCGTCGGGCTTGCGATCCGGTGGATGACGGACGAGCTCGGGCTGCACCGCGTCGAGGCGTCCACCCGTATGGCGAATCTTCCCTCGCAACGCGTGCTGCGCCGCAACGGGTTCAGCCCGTACGGGGTCGCCCGCTCCTCGATCCGCCTCGACGGCAGCTGGCACGACGGACTGCTGTGGGAGCGCATCCTGAGCGAGTAG
- a CDS encoding helix-turn-helix transcriptional regulator: MPKPNLARVRAVVELGYGSPSTAGRILLDCADAVSRSRPDKLASLLTDAAHAALSAADTDLVRRTADRRPDLPVPAVPALLLSGRIPEALDVLRTLVTACGLPRTGLMDRLMTGIHCRLTGAHETAHEIAAAAVELCRAHGISGWLPTALHLLAVTEVSLGRFDEARTHASEGLRLAGHHDLDHRAAHLRSVLAVAAAVRGDEETTRALAGEALAYTRPRGVGQGTATALWALGLLELGLGRAQEALEHLDAALAAAGDPVLAPHLLPDLVEAGVRAGRPERAVEAVRLLADWAAATGHPAPTASAHRCAALTGADDEAERHFQAALLAHTGGSGFERARTELAYGAWLRRMRRRIDARDQLSEALTAFEQMEARPWALRARAELQAAGGHQDRSGDGTDIRISRLSPQEREVVRLAATRATNREIAVQLFLSPRTVGHHLYRAFPKLGISSRTELASLLTS, translated from the coding sequence GTGCCGAAGCCGAATCTGGCCCGGGTCCGGGCTGTGGTCGAGCTCGGTTACGGCAGCCCTTCGACCGCCGGCCGCATCCTCCTCGACTGCGCGGACGCCGTGTCACGCAGCCGTCCCGACAAACTCGCCTCCCTGCTGACCGACGCCGCGCACGCGGCCCTTTCCGCCGCGGACACCGATCTCGTCCGCCGGACAGCGGACCGCCGGCCGGACCTTCCCGTGCCCGCCGTGCCCGCCCTCCTGCTCAGCGGCCGGATTCCCGAGGCCCTGGACGTGCTGCGTACGCTCGTCACAGCCTGCGGACTTCCCCGGACCGGGCTCATGGACCGGCTGATGACCGGTATCCACTGCCGGCTGACCGGAGCCCACGAAACCGCGCACGAGATCGCAGCCGCCGCTGTGGAGCTCTGCCGCGCCCACGGCATCAGCGGGTGGCTCCCCACCGCGCTGCACCTTCTGGCGGTGACGGAGGTCTCGCTCGGCAGGTTCGACGAGGCGCGGACGCACGCCTCCGAAGGGCTCCGACTCGCCGGCCACCACGACCTCGATCACAGGGCGGCGCATCTCCGTTCCGTCCTGGCCGTCGCGGCCGCCGTCCGGGGCGACGAGGAGACCACCCGGGCCCTGGCCGGGGAGGCGCTGGCCTACACCCGTCCCCGCGGCGTGGGGCAGGGTACGGCGACGGCCCTGTGGGCCCTCGGCCTGCTCGAACTCGGACTCGGCCGGGCACAGGAGGCGCTGGAACACCTCGACGCGGCACTCGCGGCGGCCGGTGACCCTGTGCTCGCCCCCCATCTGCTGCCCGACCTCGTGGAGGCCGGCGTTCGCGCGGGCCGCCCGGAACGGGCGGTGGAAGCCGTCCGCCTGCTCGCGGACTGGGCCGCTGCCACCGGGCACCCGGCCCCGACCGCCTCGGCGCATCGCTGCGCCGCCCTGACCGGCGCCGACGATGAGGCCGAGCGGCACTTCCAGGCCGCCCTGCTGGCCCACACGGGCGGCAGCGGATTCGAGCGGGCGCGGACCGAACTCGCGTACGGCGCATGGCTGCGCCGGATGCGGCGCCGGATCGACGCCCGCGACCAGCTCAGCGAGGCGCTGACTGCCTTCGAGCAGATGGAAGCCCGTCCCTGGGCCCTGCGGGCCCGTGCCGAACTGCAGGCGGCGGGCGGGCACCAGGACCGGTCCGGGGACGGGACCGACATCCGGATCAGCCGGCTCAGCCCGCAGGAGCGGGAGGTCGTGCGGCTCGCGGCCACGAGGGCGACCAACCGTGAGATCGCCGTACAGCTGTTCCTGAGTCCGCGCACGGTGGGGCATCACCTCTACCGCGCCTTCCCCAAGCTCGGCATCAGTTCCCGCACGGAGCTGGCCTCGCTGCTCACGTCATGA
- a CDS encoding pyridoxamine 5'-phosphate oxidase family protein → MPAHGSRKQPTTELDARYSSALNPRPGAEDVTATDWAEAQEQLRGAEIFWVSTVRPDGRLHVTPVIAAWHDGVLYFSTGTTEQKARNLAHDGHCALTTGRNSLIEGLDVVVEGKAEPVADPAVLDEVVEAYERKYGAHITSPEGTFHGIGDAFRRGDALVYAVHPDTAYGFGRNDGVYSHTRWSF, encoded by the coding sequence ATGCCGGCACACGGATCCCGCAAGCAGCCCACCACCGAACTCGACGCCCGCTACAGCTCGGCGCTGAACCCCCGCCCGGGCGCCGAGGACGTGACGGCCACCGACTGGGCCGAGGCGCAGGAGCAGTTGCGGGGCGCCGAGATCTTCTGGGTGTCCACCGTGCGGCCGGACGGGCGCCTGCACGTCACTCCGGTCATCGCTGCCTGGCACGACGGAGTGCTGTACTTCTCCACCGGAACGACCGAGCAGAAGGCCAGGAACCTCGCGCATGACGGGCACTGCGCCCTGACCACGGGCAGGAACTCGCTCATCGAGGGTCTCGACGTCGTCGTCGAGGGAAAGGCGGAGCCGGTCGCCGACCCCGCGGTGCTGGACGAGGTGGTCGAGGCGTACGAGAGGAAGTACGGAGCGCACATCACGTCACCCGAGGGCACCTTCCACGGAATCGGGGACGCCTTCCGGCGCGGGGACGCACTGGTGTACGCGGTGCACCCGGACACCGCCTACGGCTTCGGCCGGAACGACGGTGTCTACTCCCACACACGGTGGTCCTTCTGA
- a CDS encoding DUF5133 domain-containing protein, whose product MLMAHPAVLRNLVEQYDTLRILHAENGDAAVRRRMDDVAYTLCVSTGTRDVESALVAARHRLPGARTEDDSLLSA is encoded by the coding sequence GTGCTGATGGCCCACCCCGCGGTCCTGCGCAACCTCGTCGAGCAGTACGACACCCTGCGCATCCTGCACGCCGAGAACGGCGACGCGGCGGTCCGGCGGCGCATGGACGACGTCGCCTACACGCTCTGCGTGTCCACCGGCACCCGCGACGTCGAATCGGCCCTCGTCGCCGCACGTCACCGGCTGCCCGGCGCACGCACGGAGGACGACTCGCTCCTCAGCGCCTGA
- a CDS encoding DUF4396 domain-containing protein: MDDSAHHTGTADGHAAHGGHGKGGVTWGAAAKATLHCLTGCAVGEILGMVFGTALAWGNAPTMILAIALAFVFGYSFTLFAIRGAGLSPRAALKVALAADTVSIAVMELVDNGIIALVPGAMEAQLADGLFWWALLGGLAIAFVITTPVNRWMIGRGKGHAVVHGYH; this comes from the coding sequence ATGGACGACAGCGCGCACCACACCGGAACCGCAGACGGCCACGCGGCGCACGGAGGGCATGGGAAAGGTGGTGTCACCTGGGGCGCCGCGGCGAAGGCCACCCTGCACTGCCTGACCGGCTGCGCCGTCGGTGAGATCCTCGGCATGGTCTTCGGCACCGCTCTGGCGTGGGGCAACGCGCCCACCATGATCCTCGCGATCGCCCTGGCGTTCGTCTTCGGCTATTCCTTCACCCTGTTCGCGATCCGTGGGGCCGGGCTGAGCCCGAGGGCCGCTTTGAAGGTGGCCCTGGCGGCCGACACCGTCTCCATCGCGGTGATGGAACTCGTGGACAACGGCATCATCGCGCTGGTCCCGGGTGCGATGGAGGCACAGCTGGCGGACGGGCTGTTCTGGTGGGCCCTGCTGGGCGGCCTGGCGATCGCCTTCGTGATCACGACCCCGGTCAACAGGTGGATGATCGGCCGCGGCAAGGGCCATGCGGTCGTCCACGGGTACCACTGA
- a CDS encoding GOLPH3/VPS74 family protein produces the protein MTTAKDLFIIALDLESKHSVGQGDLSLALAGAELVDLIGAGAVVLDGDRIVPAEQVRPDDRLLAEASAALTGQTPPEEHEQVEDWLWRRGRDLAASYRSALEDAGELTREHRGRLSFGTDRLELADTPSRRRAVNRWEAEEPVLAALASAVGIPGEQSDEEPVPDDEAVTTVLAAVNDAVMELEAVRQRRSIESSAFANVWRAP, from the coding sequence ATGACTACGGCGAAGGACCTTTTCATCATCGCCTTGGACCTGGAGTCGAAGCACTCCGTCGGGCAGGGTGACCTGTCGCTCGCGCTCGCGGGAGCCGAGCTGGTCGATCTCATCGGAGCCGGGGCCGTCGTCCTCGACGGCGATCGCATCGTCCCCGCCGAGCAGGTACGTCCGGACGACCGCCTCCTGGCCGAGGCGTCCGCCGCGCTCACCGGGCAGACGCCCCCTGAAGAGCACGAACAGGTGGAGGACTGGCTGTGGCGACGGGGCCGCGACCTCGCGGCGTCGTACCGGAGCGCGCTCGAGGACGCCGGTGAACTGACCCGCGAGCACCGCGGGCGGCTGTCGTTCGGCACGGACCGCCTGGAGCTCGCCGACACGCCCTCCCGTCGACGGGCCGTGAACCGGTGGGAGGCCGAGGAGCCGGTCCTCGCCGCCCTCGCGTCGGCCGTCGGTATCCCGGGCGAGCAGAGCGACGAGGAGCCGGTTCCCGACGACGAGGCCGTGACGACCGTGCTGGCGGCGGTGAACGACGCGGTGATGGAACTGGAGGCCGTGCGTCAGCGTCGGTCCATCGAGAGTTCGGCGTTCGCGAACGTCTGGCGGGCTCCCTGA
- the thpR gene encoding RNA 2',3'-cyclic phosphodiesterase has translation MNEETPPATVRVFIALAPPDHAKEELARELRPAYGTHPRMRWNRIEDWHITLAFLGELPVATVPLLRQPLAGVAAARPAPRLALRGSGHFDDRVVWSGVDGDLDALHLLATDVRAAVERCGVAFVERPLRPHLTLARARRGDRTSTAEIAAGFAGFSGTPWFAERLHLVGSNAGRSRGPIHYRDIEAWPLGSGHHGA, from the coding sequence GTGAACGAAGAGACCCCGCCCGCGACCGTGCGCGTGTTCATCGCCCTCGCCCCGCCGGACCACGCGAAGGAGGAACTCGCGCGGGAACTGCGCCCCGCTTACGGCACGCACCCCCGGATGCGGTGGAACCGCATCGAGGACTGGCACATCACTCTGGCGTTCCTCGGCGAGCTGCCGGTCGCGACCGTTCCGCTCCTGCGGCAGCCGCTCGCCGGCGTCGCGGCGGCGCGACCGGCGCCGAGGCTGGCGCTGCGGGGCAGCGGACACTTCGACGACCGGGTGGTGTGGAGCGGTGTCGACGGAGACCTCGACGCGTTGCACCTGCTGGCCACCGACGTGCGCGCCGCGGTCGAGCGGTGCGGCGTCGCCTTCGTGGAGCGACCGCTGCGGCCGCACCTGACACTGGCCCGGGCCCGCCGGGGCGATCGGACGTCGACGGCGGAGATCGCCGCGGGGTTCGCCGGCTTCAGCGGCACTCCGTGGTTCGCCGAACGCCTGCACCTGGTGGGCAGCAACGCCGGCCGCAGCCGGGGGCCGATCCACTACCGCGACATCGAAGCCTGGCCCCTCGGGAGCGGACACCACGGTGCGTAG
- a CDS encoding alginate lyase family protein translates to MPDSPVVHRRRRRPGPIAVAAGALIALIASFLSWPGAERAEAAPTAFAHPGVTVSQGQLDFVRGKVNSGAQPWKGAFDQMMASRYADLNRTPAPRATVECGSYSNPNYGCTDEREDAIAAYTDALAWYITRDDRYAKKSIQLMDAWSAVIKSHTNSNAPLQTGWAGSSWPKAAEIIKYTYTGTWANSGRFSTMLRDVYLPKVINGSNSNGNWELSMMEAAVGISVFLEDRTSYDKAMAKFRTRTAAYVYLASDGALPRTVPSQNLDTTAKIVNYWQGQSTFVTGLTQETCRDFTHTGYGISAIAHVAETSRIQGQDLYGTDVGERLRQALGFQSKYQLGEAVPGSLCNGSLHLGLGPVTEVGYNALHNRLGIAMTNTQRLTEQSRPAGSNNLFVAWETLTHGDNPS, encoded by the coding sequence ATGCCTGACTCCCCCGTGGTGCACCGCCGGAGACGGCGTCCCGGCCCCATAGCCGTCGCGGCCGGTGCTCTCATCGCCCTGATCGCGAGCTTCCTCTCCTGGCCGGGCGCCGAACGCGCCGAGGCCGCGCCGACCGCTTTCGCCCACCCGGGAGTCACCGTCTCCCAGGGACAACTGGACTTCGTCCGAGGCAAGGTGAATTCCGGCGCCCAGCCCTGGAAGGGCGCGTTCGACCAGATGATGGCGAGCAGGTACGCGGACCTGAACCGGACGCCCGCACCTCGCGCGACCGTGGAGTGCGGCTCGTACTCCAACCCCAATTACGGCTGCACGGACGAGCGGGAGGACGCGATAGCCGCGTACACCGACGCACTCGCCTGGTACATCACGCGCGACGACCGGTACGCGAAGAAGTCCATCCAGCTGATGGACGCCTGGTCGGCGGTCATCAAGAGCCACACCAACAGCAACGCCCCGCTGCAGACGGGGTGGGCCGGCTCCTCGTGGCCCAAGGCGGCCGAGATCATCAAGTACACCTACACCGGGACGTGGGCCAACTCCGGCCGCTTCTCGACCATGTTGCGTGACGTCTACCTTCCCAAGGTCATCAACGGGTCCAACTCCAACGGCAACTGGGAACTGTCGATGATGGAGGCCGCGGTCGGCATCTCCGTCTTCCTCGAGGACAGGACGTCGTACGACAAGGCCATGGCGAAGTTCCGGACGCGCACGGCGGCTTACGTCTACCTCGCCTCCGACGGCGCCCTGCCCAGGACGGTCCCGAGCCAGAACCTCGACACGACCGCCAAGATCGTCAACTACTGGCAGGGGCAGTCCACGTTCGTCACCGGACTCACCCAGGAGACCTGCCGCGACTTCACGCACACGGGGTACGGCATCTCGGCCATCGCCCACGTCGCCGAGACCAGCCGGATCCAGGGACAGGACCTCTACGGCACGGATGTCGGAGAACGCCTTCGGCAGGCGCTCGGCTTCCAGTCCAAGTACCAGCTCGGCGAGGCGGTTCCCGGCTCGCTGTGCAACGGATCGCTGCACCTGGGCCTCGGGCCCGTCACCGAGGTCGGCTACAACGCCCTGCACAACCGCCTCGGTATCGCGATGACCAACACCCAGCGGCTGACCGAGCAGAGCCGGCCCGCCGGCAGCAACAACCTCTTCGTGGCCTGGGAGACCCTGACCCACGGCGACAACCCGTCCTGA
- a CDS encoding Dps family protein gives MSPKNPTPRYTVPGLTTKEGAQVIDLLSMRLHSLNDLALTLKHIHWNVTGPHFIAVHEMLDPQTLAVRGMADATAERISALGGVPQGTAGVLVAERTWQDYSVGRADAIAHLGALDLVYTGIIEDHRKAAAKAASLDPVTEDLLIEHLRSLEQFQWFVRAHLENSAGALSTADSGSEKKAAAAAGPSQPIPATKTANSKRAAKKPGARKRTA, from the coding sequence ATGTCCCCGAAGAACCCCACTCCGCGTTACACCGTTCCCGGCCTGACCACCAAGGAGGGCGCCCAGGTCATCGACCTGCTGAGCATGCGCCTGCATTCCCTCAACGACCTGGCGCTCACCCTCAAGCACATCCACTGGAACGTGACGGGGCCGCACTTCATCGCCGTCCACGAAATGCTCGACCCGCAGACGCTTGCCGTCCGGGGCATGGCGGACGCCACCGCGGAGCGCATCTCGGCCCTGGGCGGCGTGCCGCAGGGGACGGCGGGCGTCCTGGTCGCCGAGCGGACATGGCAGGACTACAGCGTGGGCCGGGCCGACGCCATCGCCCACCTCGGCGCTCTGGACCTCGTGTACACCGGCATCATCGAGGACCACCGGAAGGCCGCCGCGAAGGCCGCGTCCCTCGACCCCGTCACGGAGGACCTGCTGATCGAGCACCTGCGTTCCCTGGAACAGTTCCAGTGGTTCGTACGCGCGCACCTGGAGAACAGCGCCGGCGCCCTCAGCACGGCCGACTCGGGCAGCGAGAAGAAGGCCGCCGCGGCGGCCGGGCCCTCTCAGCCCATCCCCGCGACGAAGACCGCGAACAGCAAGCGGGCCGCCAAGAAGCCCGGGGCCCGCAAGCGCACGGCCTGA